The Myxococcales bacterium genomic sequence CGATCGGGTGATCTTGGCAGGCATTGGCAGTGGCCTCAACTGTACGGCAGGAGCGGTTTCGTGGTGAGCACACAGAAGACCTTACCCGCAGGCGTGAGCGCGGCGCTTTACCCCTTTGCTCCCCACAGCTTCGTGCGGCGCGGCCTGCGCATGAACTACATCGACGAAGGGCAGGGTGAGCCGGTGGTGATGGTGCATGGCAACCCCACCTGGTCGTTTCACTTCCGCGCGCTGGTGCGGGCGCTGCACGGCCGCTACCGCACGGTGGTGCCGGATCACATCGGGATGGGGCTTTCGGATAAGCCGCAGGACGAGGATTACGATTACCGCCTACAGAGCCGCGTAGACGATCTCGAGGCGTTGATTGCTCACCTCGGGCTCGATGCGGGGCCGCCTCTCACCTTGGTGTTGCACGATTGGGGCGGCATGATCGGCATGGCCTATGCTGCCCGCCATCCGCAGCGGGTGGCTCGCTTGGTGCTGATGAACACGGCCGCGTTTCACGTGCCTGCCGGTTCCAAGATTCCGCTGTCTCTTCAGGCGCTTCGCAAGACACCCCTTGGCCCCTTGGCCGTTTTGGGCCTCAACGCGTTCGCCCGCATGGCGGCGCGCGTGTGCACCCACCGCACGAAGCTCAGCGCCGACGTGCGCGCGGCGTACTGTGCGCCGTACGACTCCTGGCAGACACGCCTCGCCACGCTGCGGTTCGTGCAAGACATCCCCGCGGAGCCCACGCATCCCTCCTACGCGCTCGTGAGCGAGACCGAGGCGGCACTGCCGCAGTTCCGCGACACGCCTGCGTTGCTCCTGTGGGGCATGCATGATTTCGTGTTCACCCCGGCCGTGCTGGCGTCGTGGCGCGCCCGCTGGCCCAAGGCCGAGGTCAAGGCCTTCGACGATTGTGGGCACTACCTGCTCGAGGATGCGCCCGACGAAGTGTGCGCGCGGGTGACGGCGTTCCTCGCGGAGCATCCGCTCGCGCCACCTTCGCCGCTACCCTCGCTTCCCACATGAACGCGCCCCCCGTGTCCTCCCCTCCCGCCGTGGCGCCGGAGCGGGGCGACGTGGTGAACGTCGCCGCGTGCCTGCCGCAGATCGCGGCCGCGCAGCCCGAAAGGCTCGCGCTGGCCGAGCCTGCGGGGGCAGGGGGGCGCTACCGTGAACTCACCTACCGCCAGCTCGACGAGCAAAGCGACCAGGTGGCGCGCGGGCTGGCCGCGATCGGGATCGGCCAGGGGGTGCGGGCCGTCTTGATGGTCCCCCCGGGGCCGCATTTTTTTTCATTGGCCTTCGGCATGGCCAAGGCGGGTGTGGTGCCGGTGATGATCGATCCCGGCCTGCCCCGTAAACATCTGGCCGCCTGCATCGACGAAGCCGCACCCGAAGCGTTCATCGGCTCGCCGAAGGCCCACGTGGCGCGCGCCCTTTTCGGCTGGGGCCAGCGCACCGTCGGGATGAACGTGGTGGTGGGAGGCTCTCGGGTCTGGGGCGGTCGTGCGGGGGTCTCTTGGTCCGAAGTGCTGCGGCGAGGGGCCGAGGCGCGCGGCCCAGCTCTGGCGCCCACGCGGGCCGAAGACGTCGCGGCCATCCTGTTTACGAGCGGCAGCACGGGTGTGCCGAAGGGGGCCGTTTACACGCAGGCCAACTTCGCGGCGCAGGTCGCGGCGATTCGCGAGATCGCGGGACTGGGTGACGCCGAGATCGATCTGCCCACCTTTCCGCTCTTTGCGCTCTTCGATCCCGCCCTTGGCATGTCGACCGTGGTGCCGCAGATGGATTTCACGCGGCCGGCCCGCGCCAACCCGCGGCGCATCCTCCGGGCGCTCACCGCAAGGCGCGTGACGAACATGTTCGCGTCACCGGCGCTGCTGCGCACCCTGGTGCGGTATGCGGTGCCTGCGGGCGAACGGGTGTGGGGCCTGAGGCGCATCGTCTCGGCGGGCGCCCCCGTGTCCCCAGCCCTCGTCAAAGAGCTCTTGCAGCTGATGCCGAACGGCAAGGTCGTGACCCCCTACGGCGCCACCGAGGCGTTGCCCGTGGCCGTGATCGAAAGCGACGAGATCCTGCGCGTGGGCGCGCGCAGCGCGGCCGGGCAGGGCATTTGTGTGGGCCGTCCGGTGGCCGGTGTCGACGTGGCGATCATCCCGCTCCATGACGAGCCCATCGGTGTATGGCGTGACGAGCTGCGCTTGCCGCCGCCTACGCGCGGAGAGATCGTGGTGCGTGGCCCTCAAGTCACACGGTCGTATTGGGGACGGCCCCAGGCCGACGCCTTGGCCAAGATCCCCACCGCCGACGGGGTGGGTTTTTGGCACCGGATGGGCGACGTGGGCGCCTTCGATGACGAAGGGCGCCTGTGGTTTTGCGGCCGCAAAGCGCACCGGGTGGTGCTGGCTGACGGCCACGTTTTGTTCTCTGTCGCCTGCGAGGGTGTGTTCAACGCGCACCCCGCCGTGCGGCGCTCTGCGCTCGTGGGTGTGACGCTCGGGGGTGAAACGCACTCCATCGTGTGCGTCGAGCGTGACCCCGCGGCGGGCGCGTGGCCGCGGCTCGCCACCGCGTTGCGGGCGCTCGGGCAGGCCTGCCCTGAAACGCAGCGCATTCATCACTTCCTTGCGCATCCTGGGTTCCCCGTGGACATTCGGCACAACGCCAAAATCGATCGTGAAGCGCTCGCGCTGTGGGCGAGAGGGCGCGTCTCGTGAACGTGCTCGTGACGGGCGGCGGTTTTCTGGGCAGCGCGCTGGCGCGTCGGTTGTTGGCCCGCGGTGACGGTGTCCGGGTTTTCGGGCGACGCGCCCGCCCCGCCCTGCGCGCCGAAGGCGTCGAGGTGCTGTGCGGCGACGTGGCCGACCCCGCCCACGTGGCGGCGGCGGTGGCGGGCTGCGAGGCCGTGTTTCATACCGCCGCCCAGGTGGGCAGCTGGGGACGCCCCGCGCTCTTCGAGCGGACCAACGTGGAGGGCACCCGGAACGTGATCGCCGCGTGCCTCCAGCACGGCGTGCGCCGCCTGGTGTTCACCAGCTCGCCGTCCGTGGCCCACGGCCGGGGTGATTGTGAAGGCATCGACGAAAGCCACGGCTACGCCGAGGCCTTCGACGCCGAGTACCCGCGCACCAAGGCGATCGCCGAGCGGCTGGTGTTGGCCGCCAACGGCCGCGCTCTGGCCACGCTCGCCCTGCGGCCTCACTTGATGTGGGGGCCGGGTGACACGCAGCTCATCCCCCGGGTCGTGGCGCGGGCGCGCGCCGGCACTCTGCGCTTGCCCGGGGGGCCCGCCAAGCGGGTGGACTGCACCTACGTCGACAACGCCGTCGACGCCCACCTGGCTGCCCTCGCGCGGTTGGCGCCCGGGGCCGTCTGTGCAGGGCGGGCGTATTTCATCAGCCAGGGCGAGCCCCTGCCGCAGCGAGACCTCATCACCCAGGTACTCGAAGCGGTGGGCATCCCGGGCCCTTTCCCCACCGTCGCACCCTGGATCTTGCGCCGGGCGGGCGCTGCGGCGGAGGCCTGGTGGAGGGTCCGCGGCATCTGGGATCGCGAGCCCCCCCTCACGCGCTTCGTGGCCCGGCAGCTCACCTCCGCCCACTGGTTCGACATCAGCGCCGCCCGCCGGGACCTCGGATACGAGCCCCGGGTATCGATCGCCACGGGGCTCGCGCGCCTTCGCCGCGACGCCTTCGGAAGCTGAGGCCCTCCGCGGGGCGGCCGGCTTTTCGGCGGGCCAAAGTGGTGGCGGCTCGCCAGGCGCGTTACGCTTGCCCCATCGGCCCGTTGAATTTCCAGCAGCGCATACATCTCATCACCGGGAAGGGCGGCGTGGGCCGGACGATCGTGTCCGTGGCGTTGGCGCGCGCGCTGGCGCGTGCGGGACGCCGGGTTTTGCTCACCGAGACGGGCGAGGCCGACGATGCGTTCTCCCCTCTGGGGGAATACTTCGCCGGGGTGCGGCTTTCGGACGAGCCCTGCGCGGTGGCGCCCGGTGTGGACGCATGCCAGTTGTGGGCAAACACGGGGCACGAGCTTTTTGCCCGCGCCGTGATTCCTGCGGGCCCCCTGGTGTCGGCGGCCATGCGTTCGAAGCCGCTTCGTCGCTTCATGCGCGCCGCGCCCTCGTTTTACGAGCTCGGCATTCTCTACCATTTCCTGCACCTGCTCGAGCGTGAGGACGCCGGACAGCCCCGCTACGATGCCGTGGTGGTGGACATGCCGGCCACCGGGCACACCCTGGCGCTCACCACGCTGCCCGAGGTGGCCCTGCGGGTGGTGCCGCGCGGACCCGTGGCCACGGCGATGCGCAAAGGCCAGGGCTTCATCTACGACGCGTCTCAGACGGCCGCGTGGGTGGTCACTCTGCCCGAACCGCTGCCCGTCAGCGAAGCCATCGAACTGGTGGAAGGCCTGCGGCGTTCGCGGGTGCCTTTGGGCGGCGTGATCCTGAACCGTTTTTTGCGGGATCCCTTCAGCCAAGCCGAGAGAGAGGCTGCCTCCGCGTGGCTTGCCGCCGAGCGCCTGCGCGGGCGCTTCGCGTTCGAACGCATCCTCATGGCGGGAGAATCCGTGCGGCGCCTCGAAGACGCAACCCACCTGCCGTTGGTGCGGCTCACCGAGGTGCCTCCCGAGCAGGGCAACGCCTGCGAGGGCTTGGTGGCGCAGTTTTTGGCCCTGCGCCAGGGGGAGGGGCCGTCGTGAACGAGGGCCGCTCACCCCCCACCGTCGCGGACTTGTTCGCGAGCCGCCGGGTGATCGTGTGCTGCGGGGCGGGAGGCGTGGGCAAAACCACCGTCTCGGCGTCGTTGGCGCTCTCCGCCGCGCGGGAAGGCCTGCGGGTGCTCGCCATCACAGTGGATCCCAGCCGCCGCCTGGCCGAGGCGTTGGGGGTCTCGCAGCACCAGCAGAGCCCCACGATGCTCTCGGCGGAGCGGCTCGCGGCCGTGGGCGTCACGCCTCCGGGCACCCTCTCGGCCTGGATGCTGGATCCGCAGCTGGTCTGCGATCAGGTGGTGAGCGCCGTGACGAAGGATCCCGAGGCGCAGCAGCGCATGCGGCAAAACCGGCTTTACCAGAACGTGAGCACGCTCGTGGCGGGCATGCACGAGTACACGGCGGTGGAAGCCCTGCACGGGTTCATTCGCGACGACCACTACGATCTGGTCGTGCTGGACACGCCGCCCTCTCGCAACGCGATCCGCTTTTTGGACACGCCCTCGCGCGCCAACGCGTTTTTGGATCCTCGCATCTTCAGCGTGTTTTTGCCCTCCGAATCGAACATCTTCCGGAGGGCCGGCACGGCGCTGGTGAACAAGATCTTGGACTTGGGGCTCGGCAAGGAGTCCCGGGTCGAGCTGCAGGAGTTTCTGTCGCTGTTTCAGGTGATCTTGCGGCACCTCAACCGCAACCAGGAAGAGATGCAGCGCTTCTTCGCCAGCCAACAGGTGGCGTTTTTGCTGGTCACGTCTCCGGCCCAGGCCGCCGTGGACGAGGCGGTTCACTTCGAGGCGCGGACGCGGGAGCTTGGTGTGCGGATCGGTGGGTACGTGCTCAACCAAAGCTTGGCGCCTGCCGCGTCTTTGCCGTATCCCACGCCCGAACGCCTGCCGCCGTTGCGGGGCCCAGTGGAGGAAAGCGCGCTCGCGAAGCTGCGGGCGCTTGCCTCCGTGGAAGCCCACGGTGTGGACCGCGACGCGGCGTTGGCCGCCAGCTTGCGAGATCGGCTCGCCGGCCGGGCCCCCCTGTGGGTGCTGCCGCGCTTTACCCGGGAAAACAGCGCCTTCGAGGCGCTCTTGTCCCTGGCGGACCTGCTCATGGGCCGCACGTTCCGCATGTGAGCGGGCGACCGGGCCCCCGGGCCCCGGGGGCGCCACCCGGGACGCCGTTCATGTTGTAGGGTCCCCCTCGCGACATGCGAGCGATCCTGTTTCGATTGGCCCCGCGGGCTTCCGGCGTGGCTTTCCTGCTCTTCGTGACCCTCTCGTGCCAGTCGAGCGGCGTCATCAAACGCAGCGACGGCTCTGCCACGCTGGCGGTGCGCGACCTGCGCTTGAACGGAATGTCCGAGCCCCTGGGGCTCGCGGGCCCGCCGCGCGTGTCGTGGCGGCTGGAGTCCACTTTGCCGGGCACGATGCAGACCGCCTACCAGGTCGTAGCGGCCACCACGCCCGAGGGGCTTTACAGCGGCGAGGGGCGCCTGTGGGACAGTGGCAAGGTCAAGGGCTCCCAGGCGGCGGGTGTGCCCTGGGCGGGGGCCCCGCTGTCGTCGCGCCAACGGGGCTTCGCGGCGGTGCGCGTGTGGGACCAACGCGGCAACGTCTCGCCCTTGTCCGCACCGGCCCCCTTCGAGCTCGGCCTGCTCGCGCCCGGCGATTGGACGGCAAAGTGGATTGGCGCCTCCCGGCAAGGCGCAGCGGCGGATCCCGCGGCGCCCCTGCGGGCGGCGTCCTGGGTGTGGGCGGCGGGCGAAGACGCGCGGAACGCGGCCCCGGTGGGGCACCGCTACTTCCGCAACGAGTTCACGCTGCCGGCCGGGGGCCACATTCAGCACGCGGTGTTGTGGGTGGGGGCGAACGACAGCGCCGAGGTCTTCGTGAACGGGAAAAAGGTGACCAGCGGGTCCCTGAGCCGCCTCGCCACGCCCGTGGACGTGGCCGCCCAGCTGCGCCCCGGGCGCAACGTGGTTGCGGCCGACGTGCACAACACGGGAGGGCCCGCGGGTCTCTTGCTGGCGCTCGAGCTCACCACGGCTGAAGGCGGCACGTTCGCGATTCACACGGGGGACGTGGGGTGGCAAGCCGCCGCGCGGCCCGGGGCCGACTGGCAGCAGGTCGGCGAGCCGAGCGGCTTCGGGGACGCCGAAGTGATCGCCAAGTTCGGCGCCCCTCCCTTCGCGGGCCGCCCTCAGCTGCCCGCGTGGGCAGCGCCCGCGCCCTACCTTTACAGTACGTTTTCGGCACCGGCCCACATCACGCGGGCGCGCGCCTACGTCGCGGGGCTCGGCTACTACGAGCTTTACCTCAACGGCCGCCGGGTGGGCGATCACGTGCTCGAGCCGCCGTTCAGCGACTACGACAAAACCGTCGAGTACACCGTCTTCGACGTCACGCGCTTGCTCGAGCCCCGAAACAACGGTGTGGGCATCATCCTGGGCAACGGGTACTACAACCAACACGCGGCGGACGTGTGGAACTACGAGAAGGCGCCGTGGCGAGACGAGCCCAAGGTGCGCGTACAGATCGAGGCGCTCACCGAGACGGGCGAGCGCTTCGTGGTGGCAAGCGATGGCACCTGGAAAGCCGCCGACGGGCCGATTCGCTTCGATGGTCTTCGCAACGGTGAGCACTACGATGCCCGTCTCGAGAGGCCCGGCTTCGCCACAGCCGGGTTCGAGGCGCCAGGGGCTCGCCCCGTGCGCGAAGTCGGGCCGCCCCGGGGGCGCCTGGTGCCGCGCGAAGCTCCCCCGATCCGGGTGACCGAGACGCTGGAGGCGCGCAGCGTGCAGCAGGTGGCCGCGGGGGTGCACCTTTTCGATCTCGGGCAGAACATCGCGGGGTGGGCGCGTCTGCGCGTCCAGGGGCCCACCGGCACGAAGCTCACCTTGCGCTTCGGCGAGAAGCTCGGGCCTGACGGCCGCCTGGATCGCAAGGCGCTCGAGGGCCTCCTGCGCCAAGGCGTCTTCGAGGAAGACCAGTACATCTTGCGCGGTGGCCCCGAGGAGGTCTGGGAGCCGCGCTTCACGTACCACGGCTTCCGCTACGTGGAAGTGGAGGGGTTCCCGGGCACACCCCCGGCAAGCGCGATCGAGGGCCGCGTGGTGCATACGGACTTCGCGAGCGTGGGCCACTTCGAGACCTCGGACGCGCTCGTCAACCGCATCCACGCGGCCACGTGTTGGTCGTACCGAAGCAACTACGTGGGCATTCCCACCGACTGCCCGCACCGGGAAAAAAACGGCTGGACGGGCGACGCTCACTTGGCCATCGACGCGGGCTTGTTCAACTTCGACAACGCGGCTGCCTACCTCAAGTGGATCCGCGACCTCACGGAGGCGCAGAGCCCCAAGGGCACTTTGCCGGGCATCGTGCCGTCGCCGGGCTGGGGCTACGAAGACAAGTGGAGCGGACCCGCCTGGGACGCCGCTTTGTTCGTGGTGCCGTGGAGCGTCTACAAGTTCACGGGGGATCGCACGGCCCTCATGCTGGCGTTCGGCGCGCAGCAAAAGTACTTGGCCTCCCTCGAAGCGCGGGCGCCCGAGGGCCTGGTCGATTTTGGCCTGGGGGATTGGTCGCACTGGAAGACCCAAACGCCCGTGGCGGTCACGTCCACCGCGGCCTACCACCTGATGGCTACCCTGGCCGCGAAGACCGCGGGCGCGCTCGGCCAGCCTGACCTCGCGAAGCGCTATACGGCGCTGGCCGACAAGATCTCACAAGCGTTTCAGCGCGCCTTCGTGAACGCCCGCACCGGACAGGTGGCCGACGATCAGCAAACGGCGCTGGCCTTGGCACTCCTTCAGGGGCTCGTGCCTGAAACGCTGCGGCCGGCGGTGGTGCAGCGGCTCGTTGCCAGCGTCGAAAAGACGGACTTTCATCCGGATACGGGCGTGCTGGGCGCAGGGGCGCTCTTGCGGGCGCTGTCGAAGGCGGGGCATGCCGATGTGGCCTTCAAAGTGGCGAACCGGCGGACGGCGCCCGGATGGGGCCACTGGATCGACCAGGGGGCAACCACGTTGTGGGAGACCTGGAGCGGGGAAAGCTCGCGCAACCACGTCTTCTTCGGCGACATCGACGCCTGGTACTACGAAGTGCTGGCCGGCATACAGCCCGACGACAGTGCGCCTGGCTTTGCGCACGTCACGTTGGCGCCCGAGGTGGTGCCGGAGCTCGACAGAGTCGAGGCCAGCGTGGACACCGTGCGCGGCAAGGTGCTCTCCCGGTGGGAGCGCGAGGGCGACAGCGTGCGTTTCGCCTTCGAAGTGCCGACCACCGTCAGGGCAACCCTTCGCGTGCCCGCCGCCCCCGGCGCCAGGGTGACGCTCAATGGGCGTGCCATCGACGACGTCCCCGGCCTGGGCGCCCGCAAGCTTCCCGAGGGCGGCTATAGCTTCGAGGCGGGGCCTGGACGCTATGCGGTGGTCGCAGGCCGGTGAGTGCAGCCGGGGCGATGTGCGGGGTCGCCCGTCCGCGCGCAGAGCGGTGGGCTTACGGGGGCGCTTTAGTTTCCCTGCGTTTCCGGAAACGACGGCCCGATGTCCGCGGCAGGGCTTCCAGCCTGCAAGGGATACCAATACACCCCATTCGTTTCCGTGAGCGGGCCCAGGCGCGGGTCGGCGAAGGTGCTGTTGGCGAGGGCGCCCTGGGGGTTGTTGACCACCGGGAAAAACAGATTGCCGCCTGCGTTGGTGGCGGCAGCGCCCACGAAGGGGCCTCCCTTGTTCTCGGTGAAGATTGTTTTGGCGAAACTCACGGCAAGGGTCGGCTGCATCCAGAAGCCCCCGCCGGACTCGCCCGCCTGGTTGTAGGCGAAGAGGCTGCGCTCGATGGTCACGGGGCCCCCGCCGTCCTTACGGAACCCACCCCCGGAGCGCGAGGTGCACACGTTGTCTCCGAACACGCTGTTGGTGATCCGGACGTCACCTGCCCCGGGAAAGTAAATGGCGCCCGCGTCCACGAGCGATCGATTGCGCACGAACACTGACGACTCGATGTCGATCTTGGCGCCGATCAAATAGGCCGCGCCCCCTTTGTTGTTGGTCGTCCAATTGTCGACGAACACCGAGCGTTTCACGATGACGTGATCCCCCTGTTTGGCGTAACCGTAAAGCTGGATCGCCCCTCCAAAGGCCGCGCCGTGGTTGCCCTGCAAGAGCACCCCTTCGAGCTGCAAGGGCGAGCCGCCGTCGCTCAAAATGGCGCCGTGCCCTGCGGTCCCACCGTTGTCCAGGAACACGCTGTGAATGACGGTCAACGGTTGGCCGATGCTATAGAGGGCTCCGGCCTCGGGGCTGTCGTTTTCCACGAAGACCACCCGCTCGATGCGTAGGCTGCCCTCGGCGCGGGACGAGATCGCGCCGCCGGCTTTGCCAAGGTCGTCTCCTTGCGCGTTGAGCCCGCGGTTCTTGCGAAACACGCTGTCTCTCACGATCGCGTTCATTCTACGGCGAATGTAAAGGCCTCCCGTTGCGGCCCCATGGTTGTTCTCGAAGGTGCAGCCAATGACCTCCACGCTTCCCCGTTCGGCGCCGTCCGCCTGATCCACATACAGACCGCCGCCCACGTCGGTGGTGCGGACGTTTTTGATGGTCAAACCAATGAAGCGCGTGTGCACGTCGCGACCCACGCGCAGGCCACCCTTCGTTTCGCCGGCGTCGATGGTGAAACCCGGGGCTTGGCTTGCGTCGAGGGTGACGGACTTGCCGACGACCAGCGGGGCGTTCGTGCGGAGCACGGCCCCCGCAAGTGAGGGGGCAATGCGAATCACCGTGCCGTGACCCGCGGAAGCGAGAGCGTCAGCCAGCGTCACGGCCCCCGCGGCGCCCGCGCTGAGGGCGTTGACCACCACATCGGCAGCCGGCGCGGTCCATTCGTACTTCGTGGTGGGATTGTAGGTTTTGGGAGGCGTCATCCGCCCCGCAAGTTCCCCTGCGCCGTCTACGCCTCCCGACGCAGGGGAGCCTCCGGACGCTGGGACGCCTCCAGAGGCTGTGGCCCCTTCAGAAGACGCTGTGGAGCCTCCGGATGCCATGCTCCCTCCGGCCGCTCTGCCCCCGGCCGCAGCGCCACCAGACAGGCTTGCGGCGCCTCCTCCGCCCGTGCCTGCTTCGTCCTCCTGCTGGTCGCTGCTGCCACAAGCGGTCAGCACCACGAGAACGGACGCAACGAAGCAAAACGATAGGTACTTCACGGTGAGGTCTCGTGCGCGCGGCTTCGGACGGCCCGGAAGGCCTGCCATCCAAAGGCGACCTCAAAGCTTAACACGAACAGGCAGCATGCTTCAAACGACAGCGCGTGGGGTACCGCCTTCACCACCCGCCGCGCTGCTTGAGTTCGCTCGCCAAGCGCATGGCAAGCCCGGCCAAGGTCAGGGTGGGGTTCGCCGCCGGCGAGGTGGGAAACACCGACAAGTCGCATACGTAGATGTTGTCGTAGGCGTTCACCTTCAACTGAGGGTCAACGACGGCTTCGCCAGGCAGACCCATGCGCAGCGTGCCCACCTCGTGGGCCACGCCGCCCAAACCGCCTGGCTTCAAGCTCACGTCTTGCCCCGGAAGGGCTTGCCCCTCCAACGCCGCAATCACGGCGTCTTTGATCGCGTTGGCGTCGGCGATGAAGGGCGCGGCCCTGCACTTCGCTACCCCCTCCTCAACGCGCCGCATGAAGGACATTTCTACTTTGCACAAAAGCGTACATTTCTACTTTGCGTTGACATCCTTATGACGCGAGTGGACTTGGTGCTTGAGCTTCCTGTACGCTGCGATGAGAATGAAGACGAGTTGCAAAGCCCTCTTGTGCTTGGCTCTGCTGCAGACGGGAGCTGGCTGCAGTCGGGCCGCTGTTTCTCAGGCGCCTCCAGGTTCTGATGTTTCGCCCCCTGCTAAGTCCCCCTCTCCGAAGATCGCCCCTGGAGCGTCCGGTCAAGATGCGACAGCTCAACGAGAGGAAACTCCCCCCGAGCTCAAAGACGTTCCGCAGCAAGTGCTGATAGGAACCGATGTGGAGCCGTTGCAGCCGCATCTGGCGCATGGGCAGCCTGTGCAGCCGGGGAAGTACGCAGCCGAGATTGGTGGCGCAGTCTTGCGGGGGGAGATCACTGCGGGCACAGCCCCCGGCTTCAAGCGGCAGTTCAAAGAGCCGGGCCTCAAGAGTTCGACCGCCACATACGAGACACTGAGGGTCTCGGAGAATGCCCTTACGGGGGAGAAGATCACCATCATCGGCTTGCCGGACGCTATCTTGGTGTTTGAACGCGACAGTGGCGTCT encodes the following:
- a CDS encoding alpha/beta fold hydrolase, which encodes MVSTQKTLPAGVSAALYPFAPHSFVRRGLRMNYIDEGQGEPVVMVHGNPTWSFHFRALVRALHGRYRTVVPDHIGMGLSDKPQDEDYDYRLQSRVDDLEALIAHLGLDAGPPLTLVLHDWGGMIGMAYAARHPQRVARLVLMNTAAFHVPAGSKIPLSLQALRKTPLGPLAVLGLNAFARMAARVCTHRTKLSADVRAAYCAPYDSWQTRLATLRFVQDIPAEPTHPSYALVSETEAALPQFRDTPALLLWGMHDFVFTPAVLASWRARWPKAEVKAFDDCGHYLLEDAPDEVCARVTAFLAEHPLAPPSPLPSLPT
- a CDS encoding AMP-binding protein → MNAPPVSSPPAVAPERGDVVNVAACLPQIAAAQPERLALAEPAGAGGRYRELTYRQLDEQSDQVARGLAAIGIGQGVRAVLMVPPGPHFFSLAFGMAKAGVVPVMIDPGLPRKHLAACIDEAAPEAFIGSPKAHVARALFGWGQRTVGMNVVVGGSRVWGGRAGVSWSEVLRRGAEARGPALAPTRAEDVAAILFTSGSTGVPKGAVYTQANFAAQVAAIREIAGLGDAEIDLPTFPLFALFDPALGMSTVVPQMDFTRPARANPRRILRALTARRVTNMFASPALLRTLVRYAVPAGERVWGLRRIVSAGAPVSPALVKELLQLMPNGKVVTPYGATEALPVAVIESDEILRVGARSAAGQGICVGRPVAGVDVAIIPLHDEPIGVWRDELRLPPPTRGEIVVRGPQVTRSYWGRPQADALAKIPTADGVGFWHRMGDVGAFDDEGRLWFCGRKAHRVVLADGHVLFSVACEGVFNAHPAVRRSALVGVTLGGETHSIVCVERDPAAGAWPRLATALRALGQACPETQRIHHFLAHPGFPVDIRHNAKIDREALALWARGRVS
- a CDS encoding NAD-dependent epimerase/dehydratase family protein; translation: MGERARLVNVLVTGGGFLGSALARRLLARGDGVRVFGRRARPALRAEGVEVLCGDVADPAHVAAAVAGCEAVFHTAAQVGSWGRPALFERTNVEGTRNVIAACLQHGVRRLVFTSSPSVAHGRGDCEGIDESHGYAEAFDAEYPRTKAIAERLVLAANGRALATLALRPHLMWGPGDTQLIPRVVARARAGTLRLPGGPAKRVDCTYVDNAVDAHLAALARLAPGAVCAGRAYFISQGEPLPQRDLITQVLEAVGIPGPFPTVAPWILRRAGAAAEAWWRVRGIWDREPPLTRFVARQLTSAHWFDISAARRDLGYEPRVSIATGLARLRRDAFGS
- a CDS encoding arsenic transporter, with the protein product MNFQQRIHLITGKGGVGRTIVSVALARALARAGRRVLLTETGEADDAFSPLGEYFAGVRLSDEPCAVAPGVDACQLWANTGHELFARAVIPAGPLVSAAMRSKPLRRFMRAAPSFYELGILYHFLHLLEREDAGQPRYDAVVVDMPATGHTLALTTLPEVALRVVPRGPVATAMRKGQGFIYDASQTAAWVVTLPEPLPVSEAIELVEGLRRSRVPLGGVILNRFLRDPFSQAEREAASAWLAAERLRGRFAFERILMAGESVRRLEDATHLPLVRLTEVPPEQGNACEGLVAQFLALRQGEGPS
- a CDS encoding AAA family ATPase yields the protein MNEGRSPPTVADLFASRRVIVCCGAGGVGKTTVSASLALSAAREGLRVLAITVDPSRRLAEALGVSQHQQSPTMLSAERLAAVGVTPPGTLSAWMLDPQLVCDQVVSAVTKDPEAQQRMRQNRLYQNVSTLVAGMHEYTAVEALHGFIRDDHYDLVVLDTPPSRNAIRFLDTPSRANAFLDPRIFSVFLPSESNIFRRAGTALVNKILDLGLGKESRVELQEFLSLFQVILRHLNRNQEEMQRFFASQQVAFLLVTSPAQAAVDEAVHFEARTRELGVRIGGYVLNQSLAPAASLPYPTPERLPPLRGPVEESALAKLRALASVEAHGVDRDAALAASLRDRLAGRAPLWVLPRFTRENSAFEALLSLADLLMGRTFRM
- a CDS encoding family 78 glycoside hydrolase catalytic domain, which translates into the protein MRAILFRLAPRASGVAFLLFVTLSCQSSGVIKRSDGSATLAVRDLRLNGMSEPLGLAGPPRVSWRLESTLPGTMQTAYQVVAATTPEGLYSGEGRLWDSGKVKGSQAAGVPWAGAPLSSRQRGFAAVRVWDQRGNVSPLSAPAPFELGLLAPGDWTAKWIGASRQGAAADPAAPLRAASWVWAAGEDARNAAPVGHRYFRNEFTLPAGGHIQHAVLWVGANDSAEVFVNGKKVTSGSLSRLATPVDVAAQLRPGRNVVAADVHNTGGPAGLLLALELTTAEGGTFAIHTGDVGWQAAARPGADWQQVGEPSGFGDAEVIAKFGAPPFAGRPQLPAWAAPAPYLYSTFSAPAHITRARAYVAGLGYYELYLNGRRVGDHVLEPPFSDYDKTVEYTVFDVTRLLEPRNNGVGIILGNGYYNQHAADVWNYEKAPWRDEPKVRVQIEALTETGERFVVASDGTWKAADGPIRFDGLRNGEHYDARLERPGFATAGFEAPGARPVREVGPPRGRLVPREAPPIRVTETLEARSVQQVAAGVHLFDLGQNIAGWARLRVQGPTGTKLTLRFGEKLGPDGRLDRKALEGLLRQGVFEEDQYILRGGPEEVWEPRFTYHGFRYVEVEGFPGTPPASAIEGRVVHTDFASVGHFETSDALVNRIHAATCWSYRSNYVGIPTDCPHREKNGWTGDAHLAIDAGLFNFDNAAAYLKWIRDLTEAQSPKGTLPGIVPSPGWGYEDKWSGPAWDAALFVVPWSVYKFTGDRTALMLAFGAQQKYLASLEARAPEGLVDFGLGDWSHWKTQTPVAVTSTAAYHLMATLAAKTAGALGQPDLAKRYTALADKISQAFQRAFVNARTGQVADDQQTALALALLQGLVPETLRPAVVQRLVASVEKTDFHPDTGVLGAGALLRALSKAGHADVAFKVANRRTAPGWGHWIDQGATTLWETWSGESSRNHVFFGDIDAWYYEVLAGIQPDDSAPGFAHVTLAPEVVPELDRVEASVDTVRGKVLSRWEREGDSVRFAFEVPTTVRATLRVPAAPGARVTLNGRAIDDVPGLGARKLPEGGYSFEAGPGRYAVVAGR
- a CDS encoding GMC family oxidoreductase, encoding MRRVEEGVAKCRAAPFIADANAIKDAVIAALEGQALPGQDVSLKPGGLGGVAHEVGTLRMGLPGEAVVDPQLKVNAYDNIYVCDLSVFPTSPAANPTLTLAGLAMRLASELKQRGGW